Proteins encoded together in one Candidatus Krumholzibacteriota bacterium window:
- a CDS encoding DASS family sodium-coupled anion symporter has protein sequence MYGKRQKTGFFAGPAAMILLLLFARPGGMSPEALKVASVVILMAIWWITEAVPLAATALLPVALFPALGIMKASEATSPYANHLIFLFLGGFFIAVTMEKWNLHKRIALYTIRVVGTSPARIILGFMVASAFLSMWISNTATTMMMVPIGLAVIAQAAENIQAEGIKGIDTSPTRFRFGTSLMLGIAYASSIGGVGTLIGTPPNVFLAGFVENTWGVQISFLQWMTLGVPLAIIMVILTWVYLTKIVFPLEMKEIPGGKPFIDAEIARLGRMSGAEGKILLVFLLVAASWIARGFVKTGFFHSISDSTIAVIGALLLFVIPADFRRGDFLLDWKTALKVPWGVIILFGGGLSLANGFKVSGLDRWIGGQLVILDSSNYILLISIIVLVTVFLTEITSNTATSAMLIPIVASIAVAMSIHPYGPIIAVGISASYAFMLPVATPPNAIVFGSRQVTVPQMARAGFFLNILSWIIITLFITFILPVLWKIDLSTLPAWGK, from the coding sequence ATGTATGGAAAGAGGCAGAAAACAGGGTTTTTCGCGGGTCCTGCCGCCATGATACTGCTGCTTCTTTTCGCGCGCCCCGGGGGGATGAGTCCCGAAGCGCTGAAAGTCGCGTCTGTAGTTATTTTGATGGCTATATGGTGGATAACCGAAGCTGTCCCGCTTGCCGCTACGGCCCTGCTTCCCGTCGCTCTGTTTCCCGCTCTCGGTATCATGAAAGCTTCTGAGGCGACATCTCCTTACGCGAATCACCTTATATTCCTTTTCCTGGGCGGATTCTTTATCGCCGTCACGATGGAAAAATGGAATCTTCACAAAAGGATCGCCCTTTACACGATAAGGGTTGTCGGCACCAGTCCCGCCAGGATAATCCTGGGATTCATGGTAGCTTCGGCATTTCTTTCGATGTGGATAAGCAATACGGCGACGACGATGATGATGGTCCCGATAGGTCTTGCCGTTATCGCCCAGGCGGCGGAGAATATCCAGGCAGAGGGAATAAAAGGCATTGATACCTCACCGACAAGATTCCGGTTCGGTACTTCGCTGATGCTGGGAATCGCCTACGCCTCCTCGATCGGAGGAGTGGGGACGCTGATCGGGACCCCTCCCAACGTATTTCTCGCCGGGTTCGTCGAAAACACCTGGGGAGTGCAGATAAGTTTTCTGCAGTGGATGACCCTTGGCGTACCGCTTGCGATCATTATGGTAATTCTCACGTGGGTATACCTGACAAAGATCGTTTTTCCGCTGGAGATGAAGGAAATACCAGGCGGAAAGCCTTTTATAGACGCCGAGATCGCCAGGCTCGGGAGGATGAGCGGAGCGGAAGGGAAGATCCTCTTAGTCTTTCTGCTTGTCGCGGCGTCCTGGATAGCGAGGGGATTCGTAAAAACCGGATTCTTCCATTCGATCTCCGATTCTACGATTGCCGTCATAGGGGCTCTTCTGCTCTTCGTCATACCGGCCGATTTCAGGAGGGGAGATTTTCTGCTCGACTGGAAGACGGCGCTGAAGGTCCCATGGGGAGTGATCATCCTGTTTGGCGGGGGGCTTTCACTGGCGAACGGATTCAAGGTCAGCGGGCTGGACAGGTGGATAGGAGGCCAGCTTGTGATTCTTGATAGCTCGAACTATATTCTTCTGATATCGATTATAGTTCTTGTCACGGTATTCCTTACCGAGATCACTTCCAATACCGCTACCTCGGCGATGCTCATTCCTATCGTGGCCAGTATCGCGGTGGCGATGTCGATCCATCCTTACGGGCCTATAATTGCTGTGGGGATATCGGCGTCCTACGCCTTCATGCTGCCCGTTGCCACCCCTCCGAACGCCATCGTTTTCGGCAGCAGGCAGGTGACGGTGCCCCAGATGGCCAGAGCCGGATTTTTCCTGAATATTCTCAGCTGGATCATCATAACCCTCTTTATAACTTTCATCCTGCCTGTCTTATGGAAGATCGATCTTTCGACGCTCCCCGCGTGGGGAAAATGA
- a CDS encoding Na/Pi cotransporter family protein, which produces MSVDYLKIIIGTIGGLGLFLVGMKLLSEGMQAVAGNRLRKLINAVTDNRIVACGVGATITSLIQSSSVTTVMIVGMVNAGVMSLRQAIGVILGADIGTTITAWLVALKIVEYGLPILGFSAFFYLFSKNERVRYVAMITLGLGMVFFGLTIMKDGFMPLRDNPEFISLFSRFEPRGIVGVIKCVLVGAFITAVIQSSSATVAITITLARTGVIGYETAVALVLGENIGTTVTAFLASLGAITNAKRTTYAHILIKTIGVSIMIPFFFKYIGLLKFIVPEHLAIATRIAFAHTGFNIFIVALFMPLIDPFTRFIEFLAPSKLHTEKHHLTYLDVRIYDTPMIGIQQSFSEIVLMGEGVQKMMGWLRVSIENNDGDKSLEKKLFHREKMFDLIQKEIVEFISKMMTGTLSHDVTKEAHMQLRVADEFESISDYITAILKLRCRMRNEGLVFAEKGVEELMQLHDMVSEYTQMIHEAVKNRDKGILSRALSQGDAITHRVKHYRSSHLLRLENRETKPLASLVFMDILSAYRRIKDHALNIAEVIAGEK; this is translated from the coding sequence ATGAGCGTTGATTATCTCAAAATCATCATCGGGACTATCGGAGGGCTTGGACTCTTCCTCGTAGGCATGAAACTCCTGTCAGAGGGAATGCAGGCGGTAGCGGGGAATCGCCTGCGCAAGCTTATAAATGCCGTTACCGATAACAGAATTGTCGCCTGCGGTGTGGGAGCGACTATAACTTCTCTTATACAATCAAGTTCGGTCACGACTGTTATGATCGTCGGTATGGTAAATGCCGGAGTGATGTCGCTCAGGCAGGCGATCGGGGTCATCCTCGGCGCAGATATCGGGACGACGATAACAGCATGGCTTGTCGCTTTGAAAATCGTCGAGTATGGTCTGCCGATCCTGGGATTCTCCGCGTTTTTCTACCTGTTTTCCAAGAATGAAAGGGTCCGTTATGTCGCGATGATAACTCTCGGTCTCGGGATGGTCTTCTTTGGCCTTACGATCATGAAGGATGGCTTCATGCCTCTCCGGGACAATCCTGAATTCATCTCCCTCTTTTCCCGATTCGAACCGAGAGGGATCGTCGGAGTGATAAAATGCGTGCTTGTCGGAGCTTTCATTACAGCGGTCATTCAGTCATCTTCAGCCACCGTAGCGATAACGATCACCCTGGCCAGAACCGGAGTTATAGGGTACGAGACTGCCGTCGCCCTCGTTCTCGGGGAAAATATCGGAACGACTGTTACCGCGTTTCTTGCTTCTCTCGGAGCGATCACCAACGCCAAACGGACAACCTATGCCCATATTCTGATCAAAACCATCGGTGTCTCTATCATGATACCGTTTTTCTTTAAATATATCGGGCTGTTGAAATTTATTGTCCCGGAGCACCTGGCAATCGCGACAAGGATAGCCTTCGCGCATACCGGATTCAATATCTTTATTGTCGCCCTGTTCATGCCCCTTATAGATCCGTTCACTAGATTCATAGAGTTCCTGGCGCCCTCTAAGCTCCACACGGAAAAGCACCATCTGACTTATCTCGATGTCAGGATATACGACACCCCCATGATAGGCATCCAGCAGTCCTTCAGCGAAATAGTACTGATGGGAGAAGGCGTACAGAAGATGATGGGATGGCTTCGCGTATCGATTGAAAACAACGATGGGGACAAATCGCTTGAAAAAAAGCTGTTTCATAGAGAAAAGATGTTCGACCTGATCCAGAAAGAGATCGTCGAATTCATAAGCAAGATGATGACAGGGACCCTCAGCCATGATGTGACCAAGGAAGCTCACATGCAGCTTCGTGTGGCAGACGAATTTGAATCGATAAGCGATTATATAACAGCGATCTTAAAACTTCGCTGCCGGATGAGAAACGAGGGGCTTGTTTTTGCCGAAAAAGGTGTCGAAGAGCTGATGCAACTCCACGATATGGTCTCGGAATATACTCAGATGATCCATGAGGCTGTAAAGAATCGAGACAAGGGGATCCTTTCCCGTGCTCTCAGCCAGGGGGACGCTATAACCCACCGGGTGAAGCACTACAGGTCTAGCCATCTTCTTCGCCTTGAGAACAGGGAGACAAAACCTCTTGCCAGTCTCGTATTCATGGACATTCTGAGCGCATATCGGCGGATAAAAGACCACGCGCTTAATATCGCGGAAGTGATCGCCGGCGAGAAATAA